Proteins from a genomic interval of Gordonia sp. SL306:
- the hsaB gene encoding 3-hydroxy-9,10-secoandrosta-1,3,5(10)-triene-9,17-dione monooxygenase reductase subunit: MTHTPYGSADFDSRQFRTAMGQFCTGVTVITTTGEDGAPVGFACQSFAALSLDPPLVIFCPMKTSRSWKVIEQTGKFCVNVLSNRQQDVSAAFGAPGDDKFRTITWDPSPAGLPVIRHALTWVECDVERVTDGGDHHIVIGRALTLGDVLQDKPLLFYRGGYLSTEHPRVTPAQAELENFLTWTGGDTWL; the protein is encoded by the coding sequence ATGACACACACACCGTACGGCTCGGCGGACTTCGACTCGAGGCAGTTCCGGACTGCGATGGGGCAGTTCTGTACGGGCGTCACCGTCATCACCACGACCGGTGAAGACGGGGCGCCGGTCGGATTCGCCTGCCAGTCCTTCGCCGCCCTGTCCCTGGACCCTCCGCTCGTGATCTTCTGCCCGATGAAGACCTCGCGGAGCTGGAAGGTCATCGAGCAGACCGGCAAGTTCTGTGTCAACGTGCTGTCCAACCGCCAGCAGGACGTCAGCGCCGCGTTCGGAGCCCCGGGTGACGACAAGTTCCGCACCATCACCTGGGACCCGTCGCCGGCTGGACTGCCGGTGATCCGGCATGCCCTGACGTGGGTGGAGTGTGACGTCGAGCGGGTCACCGATGGCGGGGATCATCACATCGTCATCGGTCGTGCACTGACCTTGGGTGATGTGTTGCAGGACAAGCCGTTGCTGTTCTACCGCGGCGGATACCTGTCCACCGAGCATCCGCGGGTGACGCCCGCACAGGCCGAACTGGAGAATTTCCTCACCTGGACCGGAGGCGACACCTGGCTATGA
- a CDS encoding MFS transporter, translating into MSMPAGPLSDQYQPDPRRWKALAVCLVVGFMTLLDVSIVNVALPSIEKGLGATSADLSWVVSGYALTFGLVLVPAGRVGDARGRKTTFLVGLTLFVLASAACGLAPGPGMLVISRLIQGAAGGILSPQVSGLIQLLFRGAERGRAFGMFAATIGISTAVGPLLGGILIQIGGEEHGWRWVFFVNVPIGILAFIAAVRLIPARPVETKQPLRASSFDPIGVLLLGVGVVALMLPLVQEQQWDGNGKWLLLVVAAVLLTAFVWWELHQARRGRQQLVDLSLFSLRSYSLGCVIALVYFAGFTTVFFIYTLYVQQGLGYSALMAGLAVTPFALGSAVSAGIGGNIVGKFGRKLVVFGLLLVVVGMVATVIAVHLVPGDNVGYAAAVPLLVAGIGSGLVISPNLTLSLDEVPVSKAGIAGGVLQTGQRIGSAAGIAVVGAVFFAQVASTHGDWAKAFELGLSTAALLVLVALIVGLADQFAERREVGTSRRPSGPRS; encoded by the coding sequence ATGTCGATGCCGGCCGGCCCGCTGTCCGATCAGTACCAGCCCGATCCACGGCGCTGGAAGGCACTGGCAGTGTGCCTGGTGGTCGGCTTCATGACCCTGCTCGACGTCTCGATCGTGAACGTGGCACTGCCGTCGATCGAGAAGGGCCTCGGCGCGACGTCGGCCGACCTGTCGTGGGTGGTCTCCGGATATGCCCTGACCTTCGGCCTCGTGCTGGTACCGGCAGGCCGCGTCGGGGACGCCCGGGGCCGCAAGACCACATTCCTCGTCGGATTGACGCTGTTCGTCCTCGCGTCGGCGGCGTGCGGACTCGCACCGGGCCCGGGCATGCTGGTCATCTCGCGGCTCATCCAGGGAGCCGCAGGCGGCATTCTCAGCCCCCAGGTGTCGGGACTCATCCAGCTCCTGTTCCGAGGCGCCGAGCGGGGCCGGGCGTTCGGGATGTTCGCCGCGACCATCGGTATCTCGACCGCGGTCGGGCCGCTGCTCGGCGGCATCCTCATCCAGATCGGCGGTGAGGAGCACGGCTGGCGATGGGTGTTCTTCGTGAACGTGCCGATCGGCATCCTGGCCTTCATCGCGGCAGTCCGGCTGATACCGGCCCGGCCGGTCGAGACCAAGCAGCCGCTGCGCGCATCGTCGTTCGACCCCATCGGGGTGCTGCTGCTCGGCGTCGGTGTCGTCGCGCTGATGCTGCCGCTCGTCCAGGAACAGCAGTGGGACGGTAATGGCAAGTGGCTGTTGCTGGTCGTCGCCGCGGTGCTCCTGACGGCCTTCGTGTGGTGGGAGCTGCACCAGGCGCGCCGGGGCCGTCAGCAACTCGTGGACCTCTCGTTGTTCTCGCTGCGGTCGTATTCGCTTGGCTGTGTCATCGCGCTCGTGTACTTCGCCGGTTTCACCACCGTCTTCTTCATCTACACCCTCTATGTGCAGCAGGGACTGGGCTATTCGGCGCTGATGGCGGGTCTTGCCGTGACACCCTTCGCGCTCGGTTCCGCGGTGTCGGCAGGCATCGGCGGGAACATCGTCGGGAAGTTCGGCCGCAAGCTGGTCGTCTTCGGGCTGCTGCTCGTCGTCGTCGGCATGGTGGCGACCGTGATCGCAGTTCACCTGGTGCCCGGCGACAACGTGGGCTACGCGGCCGCAGTCCCGTTGCTGGTGGCCGGCATCGGATCGGGGTTGGTGATCTCGCCGAACCTCACCCTGAGTCTCGACGAGGTCCCGGTGTCCAAGGCGGGCATCGCGGGTGGCGTTCTGCAGACCGGTCAGCGCATCGGCTCGGCCGCCGGTATCGCGGTGGTGGGAGCCGTGTTCTTCGCGCAGGTGGCGAGTACACACGGGGACTGGGCCAAGGCGTTCGAGCTCGGGCTGTCGACGGCGGCGCTGCTGGTGCTGGTCGCGCTGATCGTCGGGCTGGCCGACCAGTTCGCGGAGCGACGTGAGGTTGGAACGTCCCGCCGGCCGAGTGGTCCGAGGAGCTAG
- a CDS encoding sulfotransferase family protein: MTSAARVPGAGSEASGPRLNVGTATDLHESAMRATGLDDFGDQDDYREALEVLLESYARDADLTELGSKMFRFFLKGALIARLLSESSWQANPSYVDVPVTRPIFVTGLPRTGTTALHRLLTADPAHQGLEMWLAEFPQPRPPRDTWASNPVYQQINAGLEKHHVANPEFMGLHYLDAGEVEECWQLLRQNVMSISYESLAYLPTYSRWLAQQDWTPTYQRHRRNLQMIGLNDPEKRWVLKNPSHMFALDALMAAYPDALVIQTHRPPETIIASMCSLAEHATPGWSNTFVGDKIGEAQLELWSRGLREFEAARRNHDPAQFLDIDFTDLRSDPFGTVERVYSALGAEYTAEARSAMEALDAESQSGARKPQHQYSLADYGLTEGAVAEAFAR; the protein is encoded by the coding sequence ATGACTAGTGCGGCTCGCGTGCCAGGCGCCGGGAGCGAAGCGAGCGGGCCGCGTCTGAATGTCGGCACGGCCACCGATCTGCACGAATCTGCCATGCGAGCAACGGGTCTCGACGACTTCGGTGATCAGGACGACTACCGCGAGGCGCTGGAGGTGCTGCTCGAGTCGTACGCACGGGACGCGGACCTCACCGAACTGGGCAGCAAGATGTTCCGCTTCTTCCTCAAGGGAGCGCTGATCGCCCGGCTGTTGTCCGAGTCGTCGTGGCAGGCCAATCCGTCTTACGTGGACGTGCCCGTCACGCGACCGATCTTCGTGACCGGGTTGCCGAGGACGGGCACCACGGCTCTGCACCGACTCCTCACCGCGGATCCCGCACACCAGGGATTGGAGATGTGGCTCGCGGAGTTCCCGCAGCCGCGTCCCCCGCGCGACACCTGGGCGTCGAACCCGGTGTATCAGCAGATCAACGCCGGACTCGAGAAACATCACGTGGCGAACCCCGAGTTCATGGGTCTGCACTACCTCGACGCCGGTGAGGTCGAGGAGTGCTGGCAACTGCTGCGACAGAACGTCATGTCGATCTCCTACGAGTCGCTGGCCTATCTGCCCACCTATTCCCGGTGGCTCGCGCAGCAGGACTGGACGCCCACGTATCAGCGGCACCGCCGGAATCTGCAGATGATCGGACTGAACGATCCGGAGAAGCGCTGGGTCCTCAAGAATCCCAGCCACATGTTCGCACTCGACGCGCTGATGGCCGCCTATCCAGATGCGCTGGTGATCCAGACCCACCGGCCCCCGGAGACGATCATCGCGTCGATGTGCAGCCTGGCCGAGCATGCGACCCCGGGATGGTCGAACACCTTCGTCGGAGACAAGATCGGCGAGGCGCAGCTCGAACTCTGGTCGCGAGGGCTGCGCGAGTTCGAGGCCGCGCGCCGCAACCACGACCCGGCGCAGTTCCTCGACATCGATTTCACAGATCTGCGCAGCGACCCGTTCGGCACCGTGGAGCGGGTGTACTCGGCGCTGGGTGCGGAGTACACCGCCGAGGCGCGCAGCGCGATGGAAGCCCTCGATGCCGAGAGCCAGTCGGGCGCACGTAAACCGCAGCACCAGTACAGTCTTGCCGACTATGGACTGACCGAAGGCGCCGTCGCGGAGGCTTTCGCCCGCTGA
- the hsaA gene encoding 3-hydroxy-9,10-secoandrosta-1,3,5(10)-triene-9,17-dione monooxygenase oxygenase subunit, which produces MPSQRSEAAEQVLEKINALLPEIEQRAQQTEDLRRIPDETVSSLEGAGFFKLMQPEQWGGYQVDPVTFYEAVRRISTACGSTGWVSGIIGIHNWHLALFTQQAQEDVWGKDTSVRISSSYAPMGMGEVVDGGYKVNGNWAFSSGCEIADWVFVGGPVIKNGKPVDFVSYLLPREDYNIKDVWHVVGLKGTGSNTIEVKDAFVPTHRVLSMRTMATYQSPGLERNTAPVYKMPWGTIHPSTISTPIVGMAYGAYQAHVEHQGKRVRAAYAGEKSKDDPFAKVRIAGAASDIDAAWRQLTGNLQDEYDLILAGEEPPMELRLAARRDQVRATARAVAAIDTLFENSGGGALNLDSPIQRFWRDAHGGRVHAANDPERAYVAFGNGEFGIPIGDSMV; this is translated from the coding sequence ATGCCTAGTCAGCGGAGCGAAGCGGCCGAGCAGGTCCTGGAGAAGATCAACGCGCTGCTTCCCGAGATCGAACAACGGGCTCAGCAGACCGAAGACCTGCGTCGAATCCCGGACGAGACCGTCTCCAGCCTCGAAGGCGCAGGTTTCTTCAAGCTGATGCAGCCGGAGCAATGGGGTGGATACCAGGTCGACCCGGTCACGTTCTACGAGGCCGTCCGCCGGATCTCCACCGCCTGCGGCTCGACGGGCTGGGTGTCTGGCATCATCGGCATCCACAACTGGCACCTCGCGCTGTTCACCCAGCAGGCCCAGGAGGATGTCTGGGGCAAGGACACCTCGGTTCGCATCTCCTCGTCGTACGCCCCGATGGGCATGGGCGAGGTCGTCGACGGCGGATACAAGGTCAACGGCAACTGGGCGTTCTCGTCGGGATGTGAGATCGCCGATTGGGTCTTCGTGGGCGGTCCGGTCATCAAGAACGGGAAACCGGTGGACTTCGTGTCCTACCTGCTCCCGCGCGAGGACTACAACATCAAGGACGTCTGGCATGTGGTGGGGCTCAAGGGCACCGGCTCCAACACGATCGAGGTCAAGGATGCGTTCGTGCCGACGCATCGCGTGCTGAGCATGCGCACCATGGCCACCTACCAGAGCCCGGGCCTCGAGCGGAACACCGCGCCGGTGTACAAGATGCCCTGGGGGACAATCCATCCGAGCACCATCTCGACCCCGATCGTCGGCATGGCCTACGGCGCCTACCAGGCGCATGTCGAGCATCAGGGCAAGCGTGTGCGCGCGGCATATGCCGGGGAGAAGAGCAAGGACGATCCGTTCGCCAAGGTGCGGATCGCCGGCGCGGCAAGCGACATCGACGCCGCGTGGCGTCAGCTCACGGGCAACCTGCAGGACGAGTACGACCTGATCCTCGCGGGTGAGGAGCCGCCGATGGAGCTGCGACTCGCGGCGCGCCGCGATCAGGTGCGGGCCACCGCCCGTGCGGTTGCCGCGATCGACACGCTCTTCGAGAACTCGGGCGGTGGCGCACTCAACCTGGATTCGCCGATCCAGCGGTTCTGGCGTGATGCCCACGGCGGACGTGTGCACGCGGCCAACGATCCCGAGCGCGCCTACGTCGCCTTCGGCAACGGCGAGTTCGGCATCCCCATCGGCGACAGCATGGTCTGA
- the hsaC gene encoding iron-dependent extradiol dioxygenase HsaC, with protein sequence MSDSPIRSLGYMRIEATDVDAWRDYGLKVLGMIEGKGLTDGALYLRMDDFPARLVIIPGEHDRLASSGWECPNAEALQDVRDRLSAAGVIFREGKDDELADRRVVEMIVFTDPAGNTIEAFHGVALEHRRVVSPYGHKFVTGEQGLGHVVLTCDDDKAALAFYRDVLGFGLRDSMRLPPQAVGREEGDESPWLRFLGCNPRHHSLAFLPIPNSTGIVHLMLEVENSDDVGLCLDRALRKKVKMSATLGRHVNDLMLSFYMKTPGGFDVEFGCEGRTVVDDEWVARESTAVSLWGHDFTVGFQN encoded by the coding sequence ATGAGTGACAGTCCGATCCGGTCTCTCGGATACATGAGGATCGAGGCCACCGACGTCGACGCCTGGCGCGACTACGGTCTCAAGGTGCTGGGCATGATCGAGGGGAAGGGGCTCACCGACGGCGCCCTCTACCTTCGGATGGATGACTTCCCGGCTCGGCTGGTGATCATCCCGGGCGAACACGACCGCCTGGCGAGTTCCGGCTGGGAATGTCCGAATGCCGAAGCCCTGCAGGATGTGCGGGATCGCCTGTCGGCGGCCGGAGTCATCTTCCGGGAGGGTAAGGACGACGAGCTCGCGGACCGCCGCGTGGTCGAGATGATCGTCTTCACCGATCCGGCGGGCAACACCATCGAGGCGTTCCACGGTGTGGCGCTGGAGCATCGCCGGGTGGTCAGCCCCTATGGTCACAAGTTCGTGACCGGCGAACAGGGACTCGGGCACGTGGTGCTGACGTGTGATGACGACAAGGCGGCCCTGGCGTTCTACCGAGATGTGCTGGGGTTCGGTCTCCGTGACTCGATGCGCCTACCGCCGCAGGCCGTCGGCCGGGAGGAGGGCGACGAGTCGCCATGGCTTCGCTTCCTCGGCTGCAACCCGCGCCATCATTCGCTGGCGTTCCTGCCGATTCCCAACAGCACCGGGATCGTGCATCTGATGCTCGAGGTGGAGAACTCGGACGACGTCGGGCTATGTCTGGATCGCGCGCTGCGCAAGAAGGTGAAGATGTCGGCGACCCTCGGGCGACACGTCAACGATCTGATGCTCTCCTTCTACATGAAGACACCCGGTGGCTTCGACGTCGAGTTCGGTTGCGAGGGAAGAACCGTCGTCGACGACGAGTGGGTGGCGCGGGAGAGCACCGCCGTGAGTTTGTGGGGACATGACTTCACCGTCGGATTCCAGAACTGA
- a CDS encoding Rieske 2Fe-2S domain-containing protein, with translation MSATPDTKAGATAPAGDDVDVREIDTGAPPTRFARGWHCLGLVSEYTDGKPHSVQIFGTKLVVWADEDGNVNVLDAYCRHMGGDLSQGSVKNGNVACPFHGWQWKGNGRCATVPYAKRNPKLAKTRAWPTMTRNGQIFVYNDPEGNPPPEDCIIPDLEEVGSEEWTAWTWNRIVIEGSNCREIIDNVVDMAHFYYVHFALPDYFKNVFEGEIAAQYMNSHGRPDISLGTNYGDSRLESIAAYYGPSYMLNPMVQYYGGYAVETILTNCHYPIDENSFVLMYGVMAKVPDGLTAEQASKMATKISAGVEVGFLQDVEIWKNKTRIDNPLLVEEDGPVYQLRRWYEQFYVDKADVTEEMSERFEYEIDTEKALESWGVEIQENLRRQEEEAAADGRNAESSEKAEV, from the coding sequence ATGTCTGCGACACCCGACACGAAGGCCGGCGCCACAGCCCCCGCCGGTGACGATGTCGACGTCCGGGAGATCGACACGGGCGCACCACCCACGCGATTCGCACGCGGCTGGCACTGCCTGGGCCTGGTGTCGGAGTACACCGACGGCAAGCCGCACTCGGTGCAGATCTTCGGGACCAAGCTGGTCGTCTGGGCCGACGAGGACGGCAATGTCAACGTTCTCGACGCGTACTGTCGGCACATGGGCGGCGACCTCAGTCAGGGCAGCGTCAAGAACGGCAACGTCGCGTGCCCGTTCCACGGCTGGCAGTGGAAGGGCAACGGCCGGTGCGCCACCGTGCCCTACGCCAAGCGCAACCCGAAGCTCGCCAAGACCCGGGCGTGGCCGACGATGACGCGCAACGGACAGATATTCGTCTACAACGATCCGGAGGGCAACCCGCCTCCCGAGGACTGCATCATCCCGGACCTCGAGGAGGTCGGCTCCGAAGAATGGACCGCGTGGACCTGGAACCGGATCGTGATCGAGGGCTCCAACTGCCGCGAGATCATCGACAACGTCGTCGACATGGCGCATTTCTACTACGTGCACTTCGCCCTTCCGGACTACTTCAAGAACGTCTTCGAGGGTGAGATCGCCGCGCAGTACATGAACTCGCACGGGCGACCCGACATCTCGCTGGGCACCAACTACGGCGACAGCCGCCTGGAGTCCATCGCCGCGTACTACGGCCCCTCCTACATGCTCAATCCGATGGTCCAGTACTACGGCGGATACGCGGTGGAGACCATCTTGACCAACTGCCACTACCCGATCGACGAGAACTCGTTCGTTCTCATGTACGGAGTGATGGCGAAGGTCCCGGATGGCCTCACCGCCGAGCAAGCTTCGAAGATGGCCACGAAGATCTCGGCGGGTGTCGAGGTCGGCTTCCTCCAGGACGTCGAGATCTGGAAGAACAAGACCCGCATCGACAACCCGCTCCTGGTCGAAGAAGACGGTCCCGTCTATCAACTCCGTCGCTGGTACGAGCAGTTCTATGTCGACAAGGCCGACGTCACCGAGGAGATGTCCGAGCGCTTCGAATACGAGATCGACACGGAAAAGGCCCTCGAGAGCTGGGGCGTCGAGATCCAGGAGAACCTGCGCCGCCAGGAGGAGGAAGCCGCGGCCGATGGCCGCAACGCCGAGTCCTCGGAGAAGGCCGAGGTCTGA
- a CDS encoding TMEM175 family protein → MADYESRRTEEGFRRLITFADAVVAIALTLLVLPLADIPREISDDTTVGDVLSEYLPEIISFFVSFIVIWVLWRNHHRIMEHFRTYDRVLFELHFVWLLTIVVLPFVTAMLDNEHIERANAVYMGVLAVSILSLISMTAWGARRRELLEPGDDIELWLRRRSGAVTFLLLVVAMVIAIIYPETDSWPLLLLVLSGPLEKLLARLRGRRAESSPG, encoded by the coding sequence ATGGCCGACTACGAGTCTCGTCGCACCGAGGAGGGATTCCGGCGGCTGATCACGTTCGCGGATGCCGTGGTCGCGATCGCGCTGACCCTCCTTGTGCTGCCGCTTGCCGACATCCCGCGGGAGATCTCGGACGACACCACGGTCGGTGACGTCCTCTCCGAGTACCTGCCGGAGATCATCAGCTTCTTCGTCAGCTTCATCGTGATCTGGGTTCTGTGGCGCAATCATCACCGGATCATGGAGCATTTCCGGACCTACGACCGGGTGCTGTTCGAACTCCACTTCGTCTGGTTGCTCACCATCGTGGTGCTCCCGTTCGTCACGGCCATGCTCGACAACGAGCACATCGAGCGTGCCAACGCCGTCTACATGGGAGTGCTTGCCGTATCGATACTCTCGTTGATCTCCATGACCGCGTGGGGCGCCCGTCGCCGCGAGCTGCTGGAGCCGGGCGACGACATCGAACTATGGCTCCGCCGGCGCTCGGGCGCCGTGACGTTCCTGCTGCTGGTGGTCGCCATGGTCATCGCGATCATCTATCCCGAGACGGATTCCTGGCCCCTGCTGCTGCTGGTTCTGTCGGGACCGTTGGAGAAGCTGCTGGCCCGGCTCCGCGGCCGCAGGGCGGAGAGTTCGCCGGGGTGA
- a CDS encoding alpha-hydroxy acid oxidase gives MKRRVPKPRDLAPLMQFKKPQFDAKKRRLDAALTIEDLRTIAKRRTPKAAFDYTDGSAEAELSIARARQAFSDIEFHPAILRDVSKVDTSCTILGDRSELPFGIAPTGFTRMMQTEGEYAGARAAARAGIPFSLSTMGTASIEDVKSANPHGRNWFQLYMWKDRERSMALVDRAAKAGYDTLLVTVDVPVAGARLRDKRNGMSIPPALTAKTVVNALPRPQWWIDFLTTEPLAFASLDRWSGTVAELLDTMFDPTVTFDDLAWIKSQWPGKLVVKGIQTVEDAKAVTDLGVDGIVLSNHGGRQLDRAPIPFHLLPDVAREVGERTEIILDTGISSGADIVAAIALGADFTLVGRAYLYGLMAGGEAGVDRMIEILSEQIARTMRLLGVASLEELTPDHVTQLERLVPRSRPVALG, from the coding sequence ATGAAGCGCCGAGTTCCCAAGCCTCGCGATCTCGCACCGTTGATGCAGTTCAAGAAGCCGCAGTTCGATGCCAAGAAGCGTCGGCTCGACGCGGCGTTGACCATCGAGGACCTCCGGACGATCGCCAAGAGACGGACGCCGAAGGCCGCGTTCGACTACACCGACGGTTCGGCCGAGGCCGAGTTGTCGATCGCCCGGGCCCGTCAGGCGTTCAGCGACATCGAGTTCCATCCGGCGATCCTGCGCGACGTCTCCAAGGTCGACACGAGCTGCACCATCCTCGGTGATCGGTCGGAGCTGCCGTTCGGCATCGCCCCCACCGGTTTCACCCGGATGATGCAGACCGAGGGTGAGTACGCCGGGGCGCGCGCGGCCGCGCGGGCAGGCATTCCGTTCTCGTTGTCGACGATGGGTACCGCGTCGATCGAAGACGTCAAGAGCGCCAACCCGCACGGCCGCAACTGGTTCCAGCTCTACATGTGGAAGGACCGCGAACGGTCCATGGCGCTGGTCGACCGCGCCGCCAAGGCCGGCTACGACACGCTGCTGGTGACCGTCGACGTCCCCGTCGCCGGAGCACGCCTGCGGGACAAGCGCAACGGCATGTCGATCCCGCCTGCCCTGACCGCCAAGACCGTGGTCAACGCCTTGCCGCGCCCGCAATGGTGGATCGACTTCCTCACCACCGAGCCGTTGGCGTTCGCGTCGCTGGACCGGTGGTCGGGAACCGTCGCCGAACTGCTGGACACCATGTTCGACCCGACTGTCACCTTCGACGACCTGGCGTGGATCAAGTCGCAGTGGCCGGGCAAGCTGGTGGTCAAGGGCATCCAGACCGTCGAGGATGCCAAGGCCGTCACCGATCTGGGGGTCGACGGCATCGTGCTGTCGAATCACGGTGGGCGTCAGCTCGATCGGGCGCCGATACCGTTCCATCTGCTGCCCGACGTAGCGCGCGAGGTCGGCGAGCGGACCGAGATCATCCTCGACACCGGCATCTCCTCCGGTGCCGACATCGTCGCGGCCATCGCCCTCGGTGCCGACTTCACCCTGGTCGGGCGCGCCTACCTGTACGGCCTGATGGCCGGTGGTGAGGCAGGCGTCGACCGGATGATCGAGATCCTCTCCGAGCAGATCGCGCGCACCATGCGCCTTCTCGGTGTCGCCTCGCTCGAGGAACTGACGCCGGATCACGTGACGCAGTTGGAACGCCTGGTGCCCCGGTCACGGCCCGTGGCGCTCGGATAG
- a CDS encoding LacI family DNA-binding transcriptional regulator yields the protein MGVSMRDVAAAASVSVGTVSNVLNSPDKVAPATVIRVQAAIEALGFVRNDAARQLRAGRSRCVGLVVLDVGNPFFTDIARAAERRAGEHDLTVLLGTSDDDERREHDYIDAFDEQRVYGLLVSPIGDDLGRLDLLRRRGTPVILVDRDANGTPFDSVAVDDIAGGRLAVSHLCSIGRRRIAYVGGPAGLRQVADRLRGAEQAVAEVDGASLEVVETSALSVLAGREVGDALQRRSPAARPDAVFCANDLVAIGVLQAFTMLGGDVRVPDDIALIGYDDIDFARSAVVPLSSVQQPTSLIGATAVELLISAATESPQRHQPSNPVFQPELVARASTLG from the coding sequence ATGGGAGTGAGCATGCGCGACGTCGCGGCCGCGGCGTCGGTCTCGGTCGGCACCGTCTCCAACGTGCTCAACTCCCCCGACAAGGTGGCCCCGGCGACGGTGATCCGGGTCCAGGCCGCGATCGAGGCGCTCGGGTTCGTCCGCAACGATGCGGCTCGGCAGCTTCGGGCCGGCCGCTCCCGGTGCGTCGGCCTCGTCGTGCTCGACGTCGGCAACCCGTTCTTCACCGACATCGCCCGCGCGGCCGAGCGCCGTGCAGGTGAACACGATCTGACCGTGCTGCTCGGAACGTCCGACGACGACGAACGACGCGAGCACGACTACATCGACGCCTTCGACGAGCAGCGGGTGTACGGGCTGCTGGTGTCACCCATCGGTGACGATCTGGGGCGCCTCGACCTGCTCCGAAGGCGCGGCACGCCGGTCATCCTGGTCGACCGGGATGCCAATGGCACCCCCTTCGACTCCGTGGCCGTCGACGATATCGCCGGGGGTCGCCTTGCGGTGTCGCATCTCTGCTCGATCGGGCGCCGCCGGATCGCCTATGTCGGCGGGCCGGCGGGACTTCGCCAGGTCGCCGATCGGCTACGCGGTGCCGAGCAGGCCGTTGCCGAGGTCGACGGCGCATCCCTGGAGGTGGTGGAGACCTCGGCACTCAGCGTGCTCGCAGGGCGCGAGGTCGGGGACGCGCTGCAGCGCAGGAGCCCTGCCGCCCGGCCCGACGCCGTGTTCTGTGCCAACGACCTCGTCGCGATAGGCGTCCTGCAGGCCTTCACCATGTTGGGTGGTGATGTTCGTGTCCCCGACGACATCGCCCTGATCGGCTACGACGACATCGATTTCGCGCGTTCGGCGGTTGTCCCTCTCTCATCCGTCCAGCAGCCGACCTCCCTCATCGGCGCAACCGCTGTCGAGCTCCTGATCTCCGCGGCCACCGAGTCGCCGCAACGACACCAGCCGTCGAATCCCGTCTTTCAGCCAGAGCTGGTGGCCCGGGCGTCGACCCTCGGCTGA
- a CDS encoding SDR family oxidoreductase: protein MTSSVSGGLLADKVVVVSGVGPGLGRSICLRAAAAGAKVVLAARTESRLKEVAAEVDDAGGTSFVVPTDITDDDAVNGLVAATIGEFGRVDVVVNNAFALPSMKPLARTDFDHITASLDLTVLGTLRVIKAFTDSLAETDGAFVNINSMVIRHSEPRYGSYKLAKSAMLAMSQTLATELGDKGIRINTVAPGYIWDDQLKWYFGEVAKKYGITQEQVYEQTASKSDLKRLPEPDEIAEAVVFLASPMASAITGHTLDVNCGEYHD, encoded by the coding sequence ATGACGTCATCGGTCTCCGGAGGACTGCTCGCCGACAAGGTGGTCGTGGTGTCGGGGGTGGGGCCGGGTCTGGGTAGATCGATCTGTCTGCGCGCCGCGGCCGCGGGCGCGAAGGTCGTGCTGGCCGCGCGTACCGAGTCTCGCCTGAAAGAGGTCGCCGCCGAGGTCGATGATGCCGGCGGCACGTCGTTCGTGGTGCCGACCGACATCACCGACGACGATGCGGTGAACGGACTGGTGGCGGCGACGATCGGCGAGTTCGGTCGGGTGGATGTGGTGGTGAACAACGCGTTCGCACTGCCCTCGATGAAGCCGTTGGCGCGCACCGACTTCGATCACATCACCGCGAGTCTCGATCTCACCGTCCTGGGTACGCTCCGGGTGATCAAGGCCTTCACCGATTCGCTCGCCGAGACCGACGGAGCCTTCGTCAACATCAACTCGATGGTCATCCGGCACTCCGAACCGCGTTACGGAAGCTACAAGCTGGCCAAGTCGGCGATGCTCGCGATGTCGCAGACACTCGCGACCGAGTTGGGCGACAAGGGTATCCGGATCAATACCGTGGCGCCCGGATACATCTGGGACGATCAGTTGAAGTGGTACTTCGGCGAGGTGGCGAAGAAGTACGGGATCACCCAGGAGCAGGTCTACGAACAGACCGCGAGCAAATCGGATCTCAAGAGATTGCCCGAGCCGGATGAGATCGCCGAGGCGGTGGTGTTCCTGGCATCACCGATGGCCAGCGCGATCACCGGCCACACCCTCGACGTCAACTGCGGTGAATACCATGACTAG